Below is a genomic region from Cellulomonas sp. P24.
CGCGAACGCCACGACGAGGGACAGCGCGAGCACGACGGTCGAGTGCCCGAGGGAGAACGCGAGACCGACCCCGTGGGAGTGACGGCCCTTCTGCATGAGGTAGCGGGTCGTGTCGTCGATGGCCGCGACGTGGTCCGCGTCGAACGCGTGCCGGACCCCGAGCAGGTACGCGGTCAGTCCCGCACCGGCGTAGATGGCCGTGGTCCCGGCCGACGAGCCGAGCTGCAGGCGCCCGCCGTAGTGGAAGAAGAGTCCGAACCCGACGACGTGCAGCACGAGGACGACGCCGTACAGGGGCACCAGCCGGGCGACACCCGCGCCCCGACCGACCAGTGTCCCTGTGCCGGTACTCGCCACCGCGTGGTCCTCCTCGTTCTCGTCATGACAGCACGCTCGCGGGCGCCGGGTACGCCTGCGCGTTGACGGCGGCGAGCTGACGGGCCGACCGGCTCCGCAGCTCCGCGACCCGTCGGGCGTCCAAGCGCTCGCACACCCAGTCCCAGTGCATCGAACACCACGACCCTGGCCGCAGATTCCCGGCGAGCCCGAGCCCGCCCGCCGCGGTGACCACCTGCTCCACCCTCGGTGCGCCCTCGCGGAGCACCCGACCGTCCCACTCGAGCGGCCGTGACAGCACGAGCGCGTGGTCGTCCATGACCTCGACGACCTTCCCCCATCGCACCCGGCACCGGTCGAGCACGCGCAGCGGCTCGTCGTGGCGCCCCTCGCGCAGCAGCCCGAGCCACGGGTAGACGCCGAACACGTGGAAGCTGTGGTGCGGCTGGGCGTCGGGGACCTCCGCCGCCAGCCGCGACCACGACGCCCCGGCACGTCGACGGAACCGCTCGTCGAGCGACCGGCCCGTCATGCCCATCGGCACCCGGTCGAGCAGGGCGTTGCCCACCCAGTACGCCTCGACGACGCGCGCGTCGAGCGGGTCACCGATCCCGTTCGCCTCGGCGATCAGCTCGAGATACGGCCACGCACCCTCGAACCCGCGCGCCAGCCGACGCAGGTCGCCGTCGTCCCGGCCGGCGCTGGCCTGCTCGAGCAGCTGCTGCGGGGCGTCCGGCCCGCAGTACCCCAGGGCGTTGGGCGGGTACGCGTACCGGGCGAACAGCAGGGCCCCACCGACCGCCGGATCCGTTCGCACGGCACGACACCTACGCCGACGTGGCGCCCGTGACGAGGTCGCGCGACCGCCACACGTGCCACGAGAGCACCGCCCCGCCGGCCACCAGCAGGGTCAGCCACCCCAGCTGCGGCCCGAGCGCTGCTCCCTTGACCGTCGCGCCGAGAACAGCCGTCACGATCGCCCCGAGCACGAGCACGGCGGTGACGTCGACCGCCTGCGCACGGGCCAGCGCCGAGAACCATGTCCCGACGTACGCGGCGAGGATCACCCCGGTCAGCAGCACCCACGCCCACTGCGTCCCGGTCATCGACACGAGGGCACCGGCCTGCCCGCGGAGCGCGGCCCAGGCCAGCAGGACCACCGACCCGACCGACATCCGGGCGACCCCGACCGTCCAGGACGAGACCCCGCGCAGCAGCCGCTTGGCGATCACGACCTCGACGGCCCACATCAGCGTGGCACCGAGGATCATGAGCTCTCCCGAGCCCAGAGCCGTCGTGACGCCACCGACGAGGCCGACCTGGCCCACCACGAGGAGCACGATCGCGGCCACGTGCGCCGCCGAGAGCCGCTCCCCGAGCAGCGGGACCGCGAGGGCGGCGACCCAGACCACGAGGGTCTTGTGGATGAACGCCGACTGCCCGGACGACGCACGGGCCAGCCCCTCGAAGAAGAGCAGGAAGGGCACGCTGCCGCCGATCACGCCGATCAGTCCGAGCGTGAGCCACTGCCGTGCACCTTCGGGTCGGGTCAACCGGGCACCGGCGCGGCTGCCGAGGCCGACGACCGTGAGCAGCACGACGGCCGCGACGACGTTCTTGGCGGTGGTGTACACGGAGGCGTTGCCGAAGGCCCGCACGCCGTAGCTGTTGAGGAACACCGCGAAACCGCTGATCACGGCGGTGCTGAGCGCCAGGAGGAGTCCTGTGCGGCGGTTGCTGGTCATGCGGATCCCTTCATCGGTGGGTCAGCGGCGACGCTCGACGACGCGTCGCGCAGCTCGAGGGCCTCGCGGGCCTCCTCGGGGTCGAGCCGGGACAGGGCGAAACCGGAGTGGACGACGACCCAGTCCCCGGGGCGCACGGGTTCGTCGAGCGCGATCAGCGAGAGCTCCAGCACCCGGGTGGTCCCCCGGGCGACGGCCTCGCGACC
It encodes:
- a CDS encoding DUF6390 family protein: MRTDPAVGGALLFARYAYPPNALGYCGPDAPQQLLEQASAGRDDGDLRRLARGFEGAWPYLELIAEANGIGDPLDARVVEAYWVGNALLDRVPMGMTGRSLDERFRRRAGASWSRLAAEVPDAQPHHSFHVFGVYPWLGLLREGRHDEPLRVLDRCRVRWGKVVEVMDDHALVLSRPLEWDGRVLREGAPRVEQVVTAAGGLGLAGNLRPGSWCSMHWDWVCERLDARRVAELRSRSARQLAAVNAQAYPAPASVLS
- a CDS encoding DMT family transporter, giving the protein MTSNRRTGLLLALSTAVISGFAVFLNSYGVRAFGNASVYTTAKNVVAAVVLLTVVGLGSRAGARLTRPEGARQWLTLGLIGVIGGSVPFLLFFEGLARASSGQSAFIHKTLVVWVAALAVPLLGERLSAAHVAAIVLLVVGQVGLVGGVTTALGSGELMILGATLMWAVEVVIAKRLLRGVSSWTVGVARMSVGSVVLLAWAALRGQAGALVSMTGTQWAWVLLTGVILAAYVGTWFSALARAQAVDVTAVLVLGAIVTAVLGATVKGAALGPQLGWLTLLVAGGAVLSWHVWRSRDLVTGATSA
- a CDS encoding HypC/HybG/HupF family hydrogenase formation chaperone; its protein translation is MCLGEIAQLVTVGPGREAVARGTTRVLELSLIALDEPVRPGDWVVVHSGFALSRLDPEEAREALELRDASSSVAADPPMKGSA